One Pseudomonas sp. FP1742 genomic window carries:
- a CDS encoding winged helix-turn-helix domain-containing protein, whose product MDNLGFGKVLLVEDDEKLAGLIAHFLAQHGFEVREVHRGDLAMAAFLEFKPKVVVLDLMLPGQSGLHVCREIRSVSDTPIVILTAKEDDLDHILGLESGADDYVIKPIKPPVLLARLRALQRRQMPDSSVCSSLEFGHLSIDRSCREVRLAGEGIDLTTMEFELLWLLASAAGKILSRDDILNRMRGIAFDGLNRSVDVYISKLRGKLKDNPREPVCIKTVWGKGYLFNPFAWEL is encoded by the coding sequence ATGGATAACCTGGGTTTTGGCAAAGTATTGCTGGTGGAAGATGACGAGAAGCTCGCCGGGCTGATTGCGCATTTCCTGGCCCAACACGGCTTTGAGGTCCGCGAGGTGCACCGTGGCGACCTGGCGATGGCCGCTTTCCTTGAGTTCAAACCGAAAGTCGTCGTACTCGACCTGATGTTGCCGGGCCAGAGCGGCCTGCATGTGTGCCGCGAGATCCGCAGCGTATCCGACACGCCCATCGTCATCCTCACTGCCAAGGAAGACGACCTCGATCACATCCTCGGCCTGGAATCCGGTGCCGACGACTACGTGATCAAACCGATCAAACCCCCGGTGCTGCTCGCCCGTCTGCGCGCCTTGCAACGCCGTCAGATGCCGGACAGCAGCGTGTGCAGTTCGCTGGAGTTTGGCCATCTGAGCATCGACCGCAGTTGCCGCGAAGTGCGTTTGGCGGGCGAGGGTATCGACCTCACCACCATGGAATTCGAATTGCTGTGGTTGCTGGCCAGCGCCGCCGGCAAGATTTTGTCCCGGGACGACATCCTCAACCGTATGCGCGGTATCGCCTTCGACGGCCTCAACCGCAGCGTCGACGTGTACATCAGCAAATTGCGCGGCAAGCTCAAGGACAACCCGCGCGAGCCGGTGTGCATCAAGACTGTGTGGGGCAAGGGTTACCTGTTCAATCCGTTTGCGTGGGAGTTGTAA
- a CDS encoding universal stress protein, with the protein MQAIRSILVVIEPEHSESLALKRAKLIAGATQAHLHLLVCDKKHDHSAMLGVLKAALLADGYNVTTEQAWNESLHETIIDVQQAEGCGLVIKQHYPDSPLKKALLTPEDWKVLRTCPTPVLLVKTAGSWKDKVILAAIDVGNTDDEHRHLHNTIIDYGYDIASLAKAKLHVISAHPSPMLSAADPTFQLKETIEARYREQCQAFQAEFDIDDDHLHIEEGPADVLIPYMAHKLGACVTVIGTVARTGLSGALIGNTAEVVLDALESDVLVLKPDEIMDHLEEIVTQH; encoded by the coding sequence ATGCAAGCCATTCGCAGCATTCTGGTGGTCATTGAACCCGAACACTCGGAAAGCCTGGCGCTCAAACGGGCCAAATTGATCGCTGGCGCGACCCAGGCTCATCTGCACCTGCTGGTCTGCGATAAAAAGCATGATCACAGCGCGATGCTCGGCGTGCTCAAGGCGGCCCTGCTGGCGGACGGCTACAACGTCACCACCGAGCAAGCCTGGAACGAAAGCCTGCATGAAACCATTATCGATGTGCAGCAGGCGGAAGGTTGCGGCCTGGTGATCAAACAGCATTACCCCGACAGCCCACTGAAGAAAGCGCTGCTGACGCCCGAGGACTGGAAGGTGTTGCGCACCTGCCCGACACCGGTGCTCCTGGTAAAAACCGCCGGTTCCTGGAAGGACAAGGTGATTCTGGCGGCGATCGATGTCGGCAACACCGATGACGAACACCGTCATTTGCACAACACCATCATTGATTACGGCTATGACATTGCCAGCCTGGCGAAGGCCAAGCTGCATGTGATCAGCGCCCACCCCTCGCCGATGCTATCGGCGGCCGACCCGACCTTTCAGCTCAAGGAAACCATCGAGGCCCGTTACCGCGAGCAGTGCCAGGCGTTCCAGGCCGAGTTCGACATCGACGACGACCACCTGCACATCGAGGAAGGCCCGGCGGATGTGTTGATTCCGTACATGGCCCATAAGCTGGGGGCCTGCGTGACGGTGATCGGCACCGTGGCGCGGACCGGGTTGTCGGGAGCGTTGATCGGGAATACGGCGGAAGTGGTGCTCGATGCGCTGGAGAGCGATGTGCTGGTGCTCAAGCCGGACGAGATCATGGATCATCTGGAAGAGATCGTGACCCAGCATTGA
- the acnB gene encoding bifunctional aconitate hydratase 2/2-methylisocitrate dehydratase, which yields MLEAYRKHIEERAALGIVPQPLNAEQTASLVELLKNPPAGEEAFLVDLITNRVPPGVDEAAYVKAGFLSALAKGEAKSPLIDKKRAVELLGTMQGGYNIVTLVNLLDDAELAPVAAEELKHTLLMFDAFHDVAEKAKNGNVHAKGVLQSWADGEWFKNRPVLADKISLRVFKVTGETNTDDLSPAPDAWSRPDIPLHALAMLKMARDGIVPDEQGKTGPMKQIEEMRGQGFPIAYVGDVVGTGSSRKSATNSVLWFFGDDVPYVPNKRAGGFCFGSKIAPIFYNTMEDAGALPIEFDVSNMNMGDVIDLYPHAGKVTKHNSDEVLTTFEMKTPVLLDEVRAGGRIPLIIGRGLTEKARAELGLPPFDLFKKPEAPAESTKGFTLAQKMVGKACGLAEGKGVRPGTYCEPKMTTVGSQDTTGPMTRDELKDLACLGFSADLVMQSFCHTAAYPKPIDVTTHHTLPDFIMTRGGVSLRPGDGIIHSWLNRMLLPDTVGTGGDSHTRFPMGISFPAGSGLVAFAAATGVMPLDMPESILVRFKGKMKPGITLRDLVHAIPYFAIQNGLLTVEKKGKKNAFSGRILEIEGLEGLTLEQAFELSDASAERSAAGCTIKLSKESITEYLQSNITLLRWMIGEGYGDARTLERRAQAMEAWIANPQLMEADADAEYAEVIEIDLADINEPVLCAPNDPDDARLLSSVAGEKIDEVFIGSCMTNIGHFRAAGKLLEQVKGQLPTRLWLSPPTKMDAHQLTEEGYYGIYGKAGARMEMPGCSLCMGNQARVEPNSTVVSTSTRNFPNRLGDGANVYLASAELASVASILGRLPTVEEYMEYAGKIDSMAADVYRYLSFDQIAEFREAAANANIPVVQA from the coding sequence GTGCTTGAAGCCTACCGCAAACATATCGAAGAGCGCGCAGCACTGGGTATCGTTCCCCAGCCGCTAAACGCCGAACAAACTGCAAGCCTGGTCGAGCTGCTGAAGAATCCCCCGGCTGGCGAAGAAGCTTTCCTCGTTGACCTGATCACCAATCGCGTTCCGCCTGGAGTGGACGAAGCCGCCTATGTAAAGGCCGGTTTCCTCTCTGCCCTGGCCAAGGGCGAAGCCAAATCCCCTCTGATCGACAAGAAACGCGCGGTTGAACTGCTCGGCACCATGCAGGGCGGCTACAACATCGTGACCCTGGTAAACCTGCTGGACGACGCCGAACTGGCGCCAGTGGCTGCCGAAGAACTCAAGCACACCCTGCTGATGTTCGATGCCTTCCACGACGTGGCTGAAAAAGCCAAGAACGGCAACGTTCACGCCAAAGGCGTGCTGCAATCCTGGGCTGACGGCGAGTGGTTCAAGAACCGCCCGGTGCTGGCCGACAAGATCAGCCTGCGCGTGTTCAAGGTCACCGGCGAAACCAACACCGACGACCTGTCCCCTGCTCCAGACGCCTGGTCGCGTCCAGACATCCCGCTGCACGCCCTGGCCATGCTGAAAATGGCCCGTGACGGCATTGTTCCGGACGAGCAAGGCAAGACCGGCCCGATGAAGCAGATCGAAGAAATGCGCGGCCAGGGTTTCCCTATCGCCTACGTCGGTGACGTGGTCGGTACCGGTTCTTCGCGTAAATCGGCGACCAACTCGGTGCTGTGGTTCTTCGGCGACGACGTTCCTTACGTGCCGAACAAGCGCGCTGGCGGTTTCTGCTTCGGCAGCAAGATCGCTCCGATCTTCTACAACACCATGGAAGATGCCGGCGCACTGCCAATCGAGTTCGACGTTTCCAACATGAACATGGGCGATGTGATCGACCTGTACCCGCATGCTGGCAAAGTCACCAAGCACAACAGCGACGAAGTCCTGACCACCTTCGAAATGAAGACCCCGGTTCTGCTGGACGAAGTCCGCGCCGGCGGCCGTATTCCGCTGATCATCGGCCGTGGCCTGACCGAGAAGGCTCGCGCCGAACTGGGTCTGCCACCGTTCGACCTGTTCAAGAAGCCTGAAGCACCGGCCGAAAGCACCAAGGGTTTCACCCTGGCGCAGAAAATGGTCGGCAAGGCTTGCGGCCTGGCAGAAGGCAAAGGCGTTCGTCCTGGCACCTACTGCGAACCGAAGATGACCACCGTGGGTTCCCAGGACACCACCGGTCCAATGACCCGTGATGAACTGAAAGACCTGGCGTGCCTGGGCTTCTCCGCTGATCTGGTGATGCAGTCCTTCTGCCACACCGCGGCTTATCCAAAGCCGATCGACGTGACCACCCACCACACCCTGCCTGACTTCATCATGACCCGCGGCGGCGTTTCCCTGCGTCCGGGCGACGGCATCATCCACTCGTGGCTGAACCGCATGCTGCTGCCAGACACCGTGGGTACCGGTGGCGACTCGCACACCCGTTTCCCGATGGGCATCTCGTTCCCGGCCGGTTCCGGTCTGGTCGCGTTCGCCGCAGCCACCGGCGTCATGCCGCTGGACATGCCGGAATCGATCCTGGTGCGCTTCAAAGGCAAAATGAAACCTGGCATCACCCTGCGTGACCTGGTTCATGCCATTCCTTACTTCGCCATCCAGAATGGCCTGCTGACCGTCGAGAAGAAAGGCAAGAAAAACGCCTTCTCCGGCCGCATCCTGGAAATCGAAGGCCTGGAAGGCCTGACGCTGGAACAGGCTTTCGAGCTGTCCGACGCATCGGCCGAACGTTCGGCTGCCGGTTGCACCATCAAGCTGTCGAAAGAGTCGATCACCGAGTACCTGCAGTCCAACATCACCCTGCTGCGCTGGATGATCGGCGAAGGCTACGGCGATGCACGTACCCTGGAACGTCGCGCTCAAGCGATGGAAGCCTGGATCGCCAACCCGCAACTGATGGAAGCCGATGCCGACGCCGAATACGCCGAAGTCATCGAAATCGATCTGGCGGACATCAATGAGCCTGTGCTCTGCGCACCAAACGATCCGGACGACGCCCGTCTGCTCTCCAGCGTCGCTGGCGAGAAGATCGACGAAGTGTTCATCGGTTCCTGCATGACCAACATCGGTCACTTCCGCGCTGCCGGCAAGTTGCTGGAACAGGTCAAAGGTCAGCTGCCAACCCGTCTGTGGCTGTCGCCGCCGACCAAAATGGACGCTCACCAGCTGACCGAAGAAGGCTACTACGGCATCTACGGCAAGGCCGGCGCACGCATGGAAATGCCAGGCTGCTCGCTGTGCATGGGTAACCAGGCACGTGTAGAGCCGAACTCCACCGTGGTGTCGACGTCGACCCGTAACTTCCCGAACCGTCTGGGTGACGGCGCGAACGTCTACCTGGCTTCGGCCGAGCTGGCGTCCGTTGCGTCCATCCTGGGTCGCCTGCCGACCGTCGAGGAGTACATGGAATACGCTGGCAAGATCGACAGCATGGCGGCCGATGTTTACCGCTACCTGTCCTTCGACCAGATCGCCGAGTTCCGTGAAGCTGCTGCGAACGCCAACATCCCGGTCGTTCAAGCCTAA
- a CDS encoding tRNA-(ms[2]io[6]A)-hydroxylase, with product MILPEIHEFLGCRTPDGWVQAALADQETLLIDHKNCEFKAASTALSLIAKYHSHVDLINLMSRLAREELVHHEQVMRLMKKRKIELRQLSAGRYASGLRKVVRSHEPVKLVDTLVVGAFIEARSCERFEALVPHLDEELGKFYFGLLKSEARHFQGYLKLAYQYGDAKDIAQVIDRVRAAEQELIESPDVEFRFHSGVPAAA from the coding sequence ATGATCCTTCCCGAAATTCACGAGTTCCTCGGCTGCCGCACGCCTGATGGCTGGGTCCAGGCTGCGCTGGCGGATCAGGAAACGCTGCTGATCGACCACAAAAACTGCGAATTCAAGGCGGCCAGCACGGCGTTGAGCCTGATTGCCAAGTATCACTCCCACGTCGATCTGATCAACCTGATGTCGCGTCTGGCCCGGGAAGAACTGGTGCATCACGAGCAGGTCATGCGCCTGATGAAAAAGCGCAAGATCGAGCTGCGGCAGTTGTCCGCCGGGCGTTACGCCTCGGGGCTGCGCAAAGTGGTGCGTAGCCACGAGCCGGTGAAGCTGGTGGATACGCTGGTGGTCGGCGCGTTCATCGAAGCCCGCAGCTGCGAGCGTTTCGAGGCGTTGGTGCCGCATCTGGATGAGGAACTGGGCAAGTTCTATTTCGGCCTGCTGAAAAGCGAAGCGCGGCATTTCCAGGGCTATCTGAAGCTGGCCTACCAGTACGGGGATGCCAAGGACATTGCGCAGGTCATTGACCGGGTTCGCGCTGCCGAGCAGGAACTGATCGAATCGCCGGACGTGGAGTTCCGCTTTCACAGCGGTGTCCCGGCCGCCGCATAA
- a CDS encoding DUF1289 domain-containing protein, with translation MPNQTIKTPCVGLCSTVYGDLVCRGCKRFHHEVIHWNGYNEEEKRAVWLRLEQLLSQVMASKLEIFDPALLRLQLEQRKIRFVPHQSEYCWAYQLIARGARVINNLEAYGMVLLPEFRDWNLPELRDAIDREFFLLSEAHYQRYIAPGFLKDAFGG, from the coding sequence ATGCCCAATCAGACCATCAAGACCCCCTGCGTCGGCCTCTGCTCCACTGTTTACGGTGATCTGGTGTGCCGTGGCTGCAAGCGTTTCCACCATGAAGTGATTCACTGGAACGGTTACAACGAGGAAGAAAAACGCGCCGTATGGCTGCGTCTTGAGCAACTGTTGTCGCAAGTGATGGCCAGTAAACTGGAAATTTTCGATCCGGCGTTGCTGCGCCTGCAACTGGAGCAGCGCAAGATCCGCTTTGTGCCGCATCAGTCGGAGTATTGCTGGGCTTATCAGCTGATCGCCCGGGGCGCGCGGGTCATCAATAATCTGGAGGCCTACGGGATGGTGCTGCTGCCGGAGTTCCGCGACTGGAACCTGCCGGAATTGCGCGATGCCATTGATCGGGAATTTTTCCTGCTGTCCGAAGCGCATTACCAGCGCTACATTGCGCCGGGATTTCTCAAGGATGCCTTCGGCGGGTAA